The DNA sequence CGTCCTTTTCATAATGTCAAACCCACACCAGTGGGATAGTAAAGGGGAATAAGCCAGGCACTTCACCAGTGATTTCGTGGTGGTTAGTCCCATAAGCTTCTTTAACACCAGGGCGCAAAACAAAGCCTGTCTATCGTACCCCTTGCGTCCCGGACCGTTACAACTGGTATTAAGTTTAGCTATACCCCTACAGTCAATTTGCTTGATAACCTGATAAACTTTATCGTTCTCATTAAAATTTTTTGCAAAAACCTCAAAGGGAAAAAGTACTCCTTCAAGAATATACATTATAGGGTTTCACCTCGCTTGTATGTTATTTGTAGGGGTACAAAGAACATTTCTACAAGCAAAGAGGTGAAACCTTTTCATTTTGGTAATATTTAAGAGATATTTGTGATTTTTAGTTTTGGGTAAACGGTTTTTCCTGGCTTCTTAAGCCAGTGTTATACATGGGCTGGGAATTATGCAATTGGCTCGTAAACTATTTTATCCACGTCTACATCCTTCGCCAGGAACAAGTTGTATCAAAGCAAGTAAAACTGCCATTAAATTATTTATTATTAAAATGGCTTTTGTGCCGTTATTTGGCATTGAATGAGAGCTCATTCATTAAACGGGTAATAACATACTATCCATAATTTATTATTTATTCAGTTTAAGGCAAAACCAGGTATTCTGTCAATACATAACCCGGTTATAGCGGCCAATTCCCGCCCGCAAAAACCCCGGGTACAGGATTCAAAGAAAGCGGGCAGCCGCGGGGACACCCCAAAGGCACCCCCGCCATACCATCCATCGCCTACCATCACCGGCCGGCTTCATAAACCCGCCCTTGTTTGTACACCAGGGCATCGCCGCCGAAAAACATGTATAAAAAAGCGTCCGACACCCGCCGTCCGGTGATACTTTCCGCCGCCCGGATATATAAATCAAGCTGGTTTTGGTAGCGCCGGGCTGTTTGCAGCAGCGTGGCCGGGGTATAGCGATCCGTTTTATAGTCTACCAGCAGCAGGCTTTCCCCCTCATCCGCCAGGCAGTCAATAATTCCCTGTACCAGCACGGTTTCACCGTTATCATCCTTCGCCTCCACCCAGGGATAGACCATTTGTGCCGGCAGAGCCAGGGTAAAGGGAAGTTCCCGGTAAACATGACTGCTCTGTAATATCCTTTGCCCCAAGGGGCCGCTCCAAAAGCGGGCCACGGTTTCCGGGGGCACCGCCGCAGCCTGGTCCCGGGTGATTTTTTCCTGCTCCACCATGGCAGCCATCTGTTCGGCCACACCGTCCACATCCAGCTTCCCCCCCAGGTCCAGCAACTGTAGAACCAAGTGCAGGGCCTGGCCCCGCTCGGCGGGGGTGAGACCGGAGCTCTTTTGGACAAACAGGGGTCTTTCCACCATGCTGCTTTGGAAGTCCCGGTACAATTCCCGGTCCCGGTCCGGGTCGCCGGGTATTGACATGGCCCTTTTCAAGCCGGTTACAGTGGCCCGGGCCGCCAGGCCCTGCCAGTGTTGATGTGGGTAGCGCCATTCCAGGCGAGCCTCCACCTCCCCCTTCCAGGGGCTTTCTCCGGGAACGGGCTCCAGCCGGCGCACGTGTTCCATGTGGGCGACGGCGGGCAACGCCCCGGATTGCCGCTGCCGGGTACAATCATCCTGGATAAACACCCGCCAGCTGGAAGAATCATTGAAAATACCCGGAGGCACCGGTTCCGCTGCTCCCGTCTTTCCCGTTACCGGCAAGGGATTGCCTGCCATACCGGCCAGTTCCCGAACCGGCGCACCGTCCCGGTGCCTGGCCAGCGCCGGGCACAGCCAGTCCAGGTAGTGGGCTGCGCCGGCGGTGAGCCAGGGAGGCAGTTGCTTCCCGGTAACGCCCACCGCAGCACACCACCGGGCGGCACATTCCTGTAAACGGCGCACCGCCCCCACCAGAATCAACCTTTCCCTGGCCCTGGTCATGGCCACATATAGTACCCGCATTTCTTCGGCCAGCGCCTCGGCCCGCAGTTTTTCCCGCACGGCCAGCTTGGCCACCGTAGGGTAGGCTATGCGTTTTTCCACATCCACCAGTTGCGGACCCAGCCCCAGGTTACGGTGCATCAGCATGGTTTTATTTAAATCCATCAGGTTAAACCTTTTACCCAGCCCGGCCACAATTACCACCGGAAACTCCAGCCCCTTGCTTTTGTGAATGCTCATGATCCGCACCACATTTTCATTTTCCCCCAGGGCCCGGGCCGCCCCCATATCACCGCTGTTGTCTCGGATACGCTCAATAAAGCGCATGAAGCGGAACAAACCCCGGTAAGCCGTGGCCTCATACTGCCGGGCCCGGTGATACAGCGCCCGCAGGTTGGCCTGGCGCTGGCTGCCGCCCGGCAGGCCGCCCACAAAATCATAATAGCCGGTTTCCCGGTACAAAGCCCAAAGCAGCTCGGCCAGGCTGCCCCGGCGGGCCATGGTGCGCCAGCCATCCAACCGCTGCAAAAACCGGGTCAGCCGCTCCGCCAGTTCCGGTGGGCCTGCCATGGTACTCATCACCACGGCCTCGTAAAAATCACCCGGGCCACCGTGCACCCTGATTTGAGCCAGGTCCTCGGAGTCAAAACCCGCCAGGGGGGAACGGAGCACGGCCGCCAGCGACACATCCTGGCGCGGGTTATCGATAATTTGGAGCAGCGCCAGCATGGTCTCCACCTCGGTGGCCTCAAAATAACCCGTGTTTAGCTCGGCATAGGCCGGTATACTCAGCCTGCCGAATTCCTCCACAAATATATTGGCCCGGCCGGTGGTGGCCCGGAGCAGCACCACCACATCCCGGTAAGTTAGCGGCCGGTATCCCTTTTCCCGGTCATATACCGGAAAACCCTCCTCCACCAGCCGGGTGATTCGCTGCGCCACAGCCCGGGCCTCCAGTTGCAGGGCATCCAAATCCTCCTCGGGCTCCGGTCCGGCATCCTCATCACCTTCGCCGGTGGATTCGTCCCCGCCGGCACCGGCCGCACCGGGACCCGCCGGTATCTCTATCAGGTGCAGTTCCACCGCTTCAGTTTCCTCCACCTGCCCCGGCTCCTTCATCCGGGGGGGATACTCGGCCCCGCACGCCAGCTCGGCCCGGGCATCATAAACCATTTCACCCACCGCGGGGCTCATAATCTGCCGGAAGATAAAATTGACTGCATCCACCACCCCCCGGCGGCTGCGGAAGTTACGGGCCAGGTCAACCAGCCTGCCTGTACCGTCACCGGCGGCAAACCGGTGGTATTTATCCATGAACAAACCGGGTTCGGCCAGCCGGAACCGGTAAATACTCTGCTTGACATCGCCCACCATGAACAAACCCGGCCCGGTTTGCCCGCCGCCGGCCACCAGGCTTAAAATACTCTCCTGCACTGCATTGATGTCCTGGTACTCGTCCACCAGCACCTCAGCGAAACGTTCCCTTAGTTCCATGGCCACGGCGGAAGGGCGCAGCACTTCATCGCCGCCGTCCTTGCCACCGGCATGTAAAGCATCCTCAACCACGTCACTGGCACTGGCATTGGGGGCATCCCCGTTACCACCAGCAGCGGTGTTTTCCTGTAAAACCTGCAGTGCATAATGCTCCAGGTCATTAAAATCCACTATCCCGCGGGCCAGTTTAGCCCGCCGGTACTGCTCCCCGAATTGTTCCACCAGTTCCGCCATTGTCCCCAAAAGGGGCGCCATCTGCCGCATTTCATCAAGCAGCTGCGCCGCCGGGCGGTTAAAATAACGGCCCCGTATTTTCTGCACCCGGTTCTTAGCGTTATCCCGCAGCTTTTTAACGGTTGTTTTTAAATCCTCATCCGCTTCACCCTTTTTACAACTGGCCAGTTTACTGAATACCGTTGCGTTAAACTGCCGGTATAGCTTGTCCCAGCCCGAGGCAGCCGCCCGGAGCAAGTCATCCACCAGCAGCACATCCTCCTTAAGGGCGGCCAGGTACGGCCCCGGTCCCCCGGGCCGGCCGGCCAGGTGCACGGCCCGCTCCAACAAGTCCCGCACACCGGCCAGCTCGTTGGCAATACTTTCTTTTAAAATGTTAAACCAGGGTAAATCGTCCGGTGCCGCATCCCGGGCCAGGTTGAACCAACCGGGCAACCGGCGCAGCCACTGTCCGGGCCGGGGTGTGCTGCGGGAAAACCTGTATAACTCCAGCACCAGTTCCTGCAGTCCGGTATCATCAAGCCGGCCTCCGTAGCAGTCCGCCAGGGCCAGAAAATGCCTGTCGTTGGCAGCAAACCGGCTTTCAAAAAGCTCCTCCAGCACATCCAGCTGCAGCAAAGCAGCTTCAGCCTCATCGGCCACCCGGAAAGCCGGGTCCAGCTCCAGGCGGTAAAAATGCTGCCGGACCAGTTCTAGGCAAAAGGAGTGCATGGTGCTGATACTGGCCCGCTGCAGTAAAGCCAGCTGGCGGCGCAGCAGCCCCGAGCCCGGCTCACTTTCCAGGGCCCGGTTGATGGCCAGGCCAATGCGCTCGCGCATTTCCGCAGCCGCCGCGTTGGTGAAGGTAACCACCAGCAGGCGGTCCACATCCACCGGGTCCGCCGGATCGGTAATGCGCCTGATAATACGCTCCACCAGAACGGCGGTTTTACCCGCCCCCGCCGCTGCCGCCACCAGCATCCGGCGGTCCCGGCCGGTGATGGCGTCAAGTTGTTCTTGAGTCCACCTTTCAGTCATTTGCAACACCCGCCTCCTCCCCCAACCGTTCCTTAATACGCAGCCAGACCAGGGCGTCCTTTTCCGGTGTAATGATCCGAAATGCGTTGTCCGGCAGCAGCAAGTCGAACTGGCATACCGGCTTGTAAGAGCAAAATCGACAATAACGAAACTCCCCCTGCCGGTATGGACTGATATCCTTGACTCCGGCCATGATATCTTCGCCGGTAACGGCCAACTGGTGTCGCAGGTAAGCCCTCAGCAGCGCGAATTGTTCATGATCCAGCACCGCGGAGCGGGCGGAAAGGGTACCGTCCTTTTTAATACCCACCGGCAATAGATCCGAAGCGGATCCGGCCAGGCCGTCCATCAGCCGCACCAGTGCGGGTTCGGCCAGCAGTAAACCCTTCATTTTCAGTTGTTTTAAGAGCAGCCTTTCGGCCTCTTCACCCGCCAGGGGTGTACCGTCCGTCTGCAGCAGCGGCTCGGCAATGCGGTAATACAGTACGGCCCCGGGCAGCCCCTGCTCCCCCACCAGTTTCCGGGAGTGGGCCAGCGCAACCTCCAGGTAGGTAAGCAACTGCAGCTTGAGCCCGTGCCAGATATCACTTAATTTAATAGTGGTAACACCGGATTTATAATCAATGATCCGCAGGTACAATATGTCTTCACTGCGTGCCGCATCCACCCGGTCAATGCGACCGGTGAGCACCATCTCGTCACCGCCGGGCAGGCTGAACACCACGCCGGGCAATTCCCCGCCGGGGCCAAAGGCCAGTTCCAGCCCCACGGGCCGGAAACGGCCGCGCCGGGCATGCTCGCCCAACACCAGCGCCGAGCGCTGCACAACCCGCTTTAACCTGCCCGTCAGGTAACGGTGCCGGGCGGAACTGAGCAGTATTTCACTCTGCAGCCGCGGGGCCAGCATGTCCACCACCTGGCCGGCCAGTTCCCGGCACCGGTCCGGGGGAAGTTCACCCCAGTCCAAACCATCCTCCTGCAAACGCTGGGCAAACAATTTGAGGGCGGCATGAAAAAACTGTCCCGTATCCGGTGCCTGCAGCCGAAATACCGCCCTGTCCTTGAGCCGCAGCCCGTGGGACAGAAAATGGGCAAAGGGGCAGGAACGGAATTTCTCCAGGCCGGACACACCGGTCCTAAAAGGCTGGCCGTAAAGGCGCCGGGCCAGCGACCGGGGCAGCCGGCCTTCCCGGTTGCGGTAAAACAGGCTTTCCATCACCCGGACAAACAGGGGATCATCATGGTTATTCCGGGCAAACCAATTGTACACGTCCCACCACAGCGGTTCTACCGGCCGCCCGGCCCCGGCATCGCGCAAGCGCCCGGCCAGGTAGGTCAAACAGCGGCCCGGATGGGCAACAAAGCCCAGGTCCGCCGCCGGGTCCGCCCCCGGTTCCTGCTGCCATGTCCCTTCCTCCAGGTGGGGAAATATCTCCCGCACCCGGTGTATCACCGGTGAGGGGCGCAGCGCCCGTCCCTCATCATCGGCCAGGGGATAGGACAGCACCAGCCGCTCCGAGGCGCGGGTCAGGGCCTGGTAAACCATGTACTGCTCGTCGAAAACCCGCCGCCGCACTCCAGGGGCCAGGGGCAGCCCGCTTTCCAGCAATCGCTCCCGTTCGGACTCGGTAAAGATACCCTGTTCGGATAACCGGGCCGGCAGCACCCCATCGTTGACACCGGGGATAAAGGCGGCCCGTACTGCGGGACTACGGGAGCGATCCAGTGATCCCACTATCACCTGGTCAAGCCCCGGGGGGATCAAACCAAGGCGCAGAGCGGACAAGCCGGATTCCAAAACAACAGCGTACTGGTCCAAGGGCAGCTCTTCCTCGCCCAGCGCCTCTACCACCTCGTCCAGCAAAGTAACCAGGTCCTTCCATATCTGCTGGTGTTCCCTGGCCTCCTCCAACCTTCCTTCCTCACCGGCCAGCAAGGCCCAGCGTTCCAATTGTTCAGGCACGTGCAATTGCACAAGCAAGTCATAAAGCGCCCCGGTATAGCCCGCCACCGTGGCACCGTCCTGCACAGCCCGGTAAAAACCGGCCAGGGCGGTCACGGCGGAGTACCGGATACCGTTAATTTCCTCCAGGAATTGTTTTTCCTGCTCCACAGGCTCCACATCGGCCTCCAAGGTTAACCGGCGGCGATACATCCAGGGTTTGTCGTCAAACCAGCGACTACCCCGAATGCCGTGCTCCAACACGTAGTTTTCCAGCAGGTCAACTTCCTCCCGGCTCACCGGGACAAGATCGGTTTTCAGGTAACGGAACACGGCATCACAGGGCCAGTCCCCGGCCACGGTTTCCAGCGCGGCCCGAATCAGTTCCACCACGGGATGATGCAATACCGTGCGCTTGTGATCCAGGAAAAAGGGGATCCCGTAATCCGTAAAGACTGCTTCAATCAAACCGGCATACAAATCAACTTCCCGCAGCAACACCACAATGTCCCGCCAGCGATAACCCCGGTCACGGCACAGGTGGATAATCTCCCGGGCCATTCCCTCCACCTCCGCCCGGCGGTCGGCAGCAACCACGACACTGACGTCCCGGGCCGGCTCTTTGCCACCCCGGTTTTCCACCGCACCGGGTGGCGGCGTTTTCTCACCCTCCGCTCCCGGTGCACCACCGGCCCGGTGATCGAACAACACCCGTTCCAAATAGGCCAGGTGCGGGGAAACGAACCGGGGAGGCGCCTCATTTTCGGCAACTGGCACCCGGTAAACCGGCAGCCCCATCCTTTGGGCCATGCTGTTCAATACACAGAACGTCTCCCACACCGGGTAGAAAGGGTCGGTTTCAGAGACGTCCCGGTCCAGCTGACCGGGGCTTAAACACAAGGCCACATTAATACCCCTGGTATGCCGCAGCAGTGCCTCCAGCACGGCATATTCCCGGGGTGTAAAACCGGTAAATCCATCCACCCAGATATGGGCTCGGGACAGCCAGTTGGAATTCTTAATCCTATCCGCCGCCAGGGCCAGGTAATCATCGGGATCAATGAAACGATTCTGCAAAAAATATGTATAGTCATTGAAAATCAACTGCAAATCCCTCAATTTGTCCAACAGCAACCCGGTGTCCCCCACTCGCTCAAAACCGGCCAGGCAGCGCCCCAGGTCCTCTGGTGCCACCCGGTAGGTTTTCATTTCCCCCAGCGCCCGGGCCAGCTTGTCTACAAAACCGGGCAGGCGGGCCGCCCGGCCAAATACCCGCAGATCGCCCAGTCTTCTTTCCAGCAGCCGTCTCAACACCATCCGCTTGCCCATTTCCCCCAGGGGCAGCCGGGTGGCACCGCCCACCTCCTGCAGCACCCGGTGAGCCAGGCGATTAAAGCCCAGCACCTGGGCCCGTATAAAGCCCCCTGTACCCGTGACCCGGGCCAAAGCCCGCTCTGTTTGAAAGGAAACCTGCTCGGGCACCAGCATAATTAAAGGCGCGCCCAAAGGCCGGCGCTCCAGTTCCCGGTTTATTTCCCGCAGGCAAAGGGATGTTTTACCGGCCCCTGCCCGTCCCGTAATCAACCTTAAATACAAGCCTGTTAGCCTCCCTTGCCGGCAAATATATAAGGCCTTCGCAATTATGCGAAGGCCATTAAAACTGTCTTTCCCACCGGGCCGTCACCCACCAGTTTTTTTATCAACCCACCTCTCCCAGGTGGGTGCCCGCCAATTGTTTTTGCCTTCCGCCCGTGGCGGCCTGGCATACACAACCGGACCTAAAAGCTCCCGTAATACATGTGTAGGTTAAAAAAACAAGGGGTCACGTACCAAGTAGGTAATATTATATTCTCATAAAAATTTATCAAAAGCAATATTGACTTTTCAAAAAATCACTTTATTAAACCGCTAAAGATTTGTGTAATAAGGGCGGTTTTCCCAACTAACTTGCCCCGCACTTTGATAATGAAAAACCAGACTATGACTATAAGCGAGATTCTGTCTAGACAGTCATCTATCTAGGCGAGCATTGCTGCTCACCTCCCCCTTGCGGGGGTGCCCCTACCCGCAGCTCAAAGGCTGCCTATTTGGGTTGCACGCTGGTGGAGTTTACCCTTGCACTCACCGGTTGCCCGGTGACCTGGTTTCTGTGGCACTTTACAGCTACTTAAAACCCGGTGGGTTTCTTTGGCCGTCGTCAGGTCGCCCTGCCCCGGCTTGCGCCGGGCACCGTACTACACCAAATGTCCTTTGGACACCCGGTGTGCGTGTCTCGACTTTCCTCTACCGCCCGGCCTGTGCCCGCGCGGCAGCGACTGCCCGTCATACTCTGGTTTTATTCAATATTCACATTACGTAATTATAAACCAATTACCGCCTGTGTGCAAATGTAATATAAGGTATCTTCGCCGGCCATTACCGGCCACCTTTGTAGACATTGACTAACCGGACACTTAAATGATACATTTAAGTAAACAGGTTGTATATCTATATTTATTGACATGGGGAGGGGGAAAATATCCATGGATAACTGGACACCATTCTATATTTTTATGGGTATAATGGCCGTAATCGGGGTTTTCTCCGGTATATTTGCCAAATCCATCAACGCAGCAATGGCCAATCTTGAATACTTCTCAACCGGCAAGGTAACCGATCACCATCAATATATTCCATACGATTGATTTAATTTAAGTCTTAAGAAGCAGGCGGTTTTACCGTTCCCAGGTTGGAAACGGCAAAACCGTTCTTTTTTTCAGCGTTCCATACATCCATTATACATTGTATCTCACGGTTAACTCTCTAAACTCGCCGGCCATTTTGGCCAGGCGTTGCGCCGAGCTACTTACTTCTTCCATGGCGGCACCGGTCTCCTGACTGGCGGAAACCATAGCGATGGTGCTGTTTCTGGTTTTTTCAATATCCGCTGAAATATTTTCGATTAAGCCAACAGTTATTTCAATTTCCCGCACTATATCTTCCAACCGCTCGCCGGCAACACCGGCTTTCTCCACACCTCCTGCCACCTGCTGTGCCACCCCTTGCATGGCTGAGCCGGCCAGAGTAACATCTTCAGCAACCTGCTGAACAATCACCGCAATTTGCCGGGCAGCGGCAGCCGATTGTTCAGCCAGCCTGCGCACCTCTTCGGCCACCACGGCAAACCCGCGACCCTGCTCGCCGGCCCGGGCCGCCTCAATGGCGGCATTTAGGGCCAGCAAATTGGTCTGGTCGGCTATGCCAGTGATAACCTCCAGCATCTGGCCCACCCTTTGGGAATGCGCGGTAAGGTTTTGAAAAATGGTCATGCTGTCCTGTACCGCCCTCTCGATGACCTGCATATCCATAACAGTACTTTGCACCACTGCATACCCTTTCTCAGCCGCGGACCTTGCTCTGTGCGCCGCTTGCACCGCCGTGCCCGAATTGCCTGCCTCCTGTTCCACCGCAACCGCCAGCTGCTCACTGTGTTCCGCTATTTCGGCTACCGACGCTGTAACTTCCTGGCTGACACCGGAAAGCTGCTCGCTGTAATCGGCCAGGTTTACGGCCTCATCTTTCAGCCGCCGCACCATTTGCTGCAGGCTGTCCACCAGTTTATTCAGCCCTCTGGCGGTTTTACCCAATGCATCATTGGTATTTATATCTATCCTTTTAGTCAGGTCCCCGGCTGCAATATCGCCGGCAACACCGCCAATTTTGGACATGCGACCGGTAATCATGCGCGCTATCAAGGTGGTTAATACTATACTTATAATGACCATCATTACCAGCATGATATAAATATTGTTCTTGAATCTTTCAATACCGGCACTAAATACCGCTATTTGCTGTTCCAGATCCCGCTTAACTGCGGCATCAATACCTTTATTTTCCAGTGCCTGCAATACATGCCCGGTAATTTCCACCACAA is a window from the Desulfallas thermosapovorans DSM 6562 genome containing:
- the addA gene encoding helicase-exonuclease AddAB subunit AddA, whose product is MTERWTQEQLDAITGRDRRMLVAAAAGAGKTAVLVERIIRRITDPADPVDVDRLLVVTFTNAAAAEMRERIGLAINRALESEPGSGLLRRQLALLQRASISTMHSFCLELVRQHFYRLELDPAFRVADEAEAALLQLDVLEELFESRFAANDRHFLALADCYGGRLDDTGLQELVLELYRFSRSTPRPGQWLRRLPGWFNLARDAAPDDLPWFNILKESIANELAGVRDLLERAVHLAGRPGGPGPYLAALKEDVLLVDDLLRAAASGWDKLYRQFNATVFSKLASCKKGEADEDLKTTVKKLRDNAKNRVQKIRGRYFNRPAAQLLDEMRQMAPLLGTMAELVEQFGEQYRRAKLARGIVDFNDLEHYALQVLQENTAAGGNGDAPNASASDVVEDALHAGGKDGGDEVLRPSAVAMELRERFAEVLVDEYQDINAVQESILSLVAGGGQTGPGLFMVGDVKQSIYRFRLAEPGLFMDKYHRFAAGDGTGRLVDLARNFRSRRGVVDAVNFIFRQIMSPAVGEMVYDARAELACGAEYPPRMKEPGQVEETEAVELHLIEIPAGPGAAGAGGDESTGEGDEDAGPEPEEDLDALQLEARAVAQRITRLVEEGFPVYDREKGYRPLTYRDVVVLLRATTGRANIFVEEFGRLSIPAYAELNTGYFEATEVETMLALLQIIDNPRQDVSLAAVLRSPLAGFDSEDLAQIRVHGGPGDFYEAVVMSTMAGPPELAERLTRFLQRLDGWRTMARRGSLAELLWALYRETGYYDFVGGLPGGSQRQANLRALYHRARQYEATAYRGLFRFMRFIERIRDNSGDMGAARALGENENVVRIMSIHKSKGLEFPVVIVAGLGKRFNLMDLNKTMLMHRNLGLGPQLVDVEKRIAYPTVAKLAVREKLRAEALAEEMRVLYVAMTRARERLILVGAVRRLQECAARWCAAVGVTGKQLPPWLTAGAAHYLDWLCPALARHRDGAPVRELAGMAGNPLPVTGKTGAAEPVPPGIFNDSSSWRVFIQDDCTRQRQSGALPAVAHMEHVRRLEPVPGESPWKGEVEARLEWRYPHQHWQGLAARATVTGLKRAMSIPGDPDRDRELYRDFQSSMVERPLFVQKSSGLTPAERGQALHLVLQLLDLGGKLDVDGVAEQMAAMVEQEKITRDQAAAVPPETVARFWSGPLGQRILQSSHVYRELPFTLALPAQMVYPWVEAKDDNGETVLVQGIIDCLADEGESLLLVDYKTDRYTPATLLQTARRYQNQLDLYIRAAESITGRRVSDAFLYMFFGGDALVYKQGRVYEAGR
- a CDS encoding transposase, with the translated sequence MYILEGVLFPFEVFAKNFNENDKVYQVIKQIDCRGIAKLNTSCNGPGRKGYDRQALFCALVLKKLMGLTTTKSLVKCLAYSPLLSHWCGFDIMKRT
- the addB gene encoding helicase-exonuclease AddAB subunit AddB — protein: MYLRLITGRAGAGKTSLCLREINRELERRPLGAPLIMLVPEQVSFQTERALARVTGTGGFIRAQVLGFNRLAHRVLQEVGGATRLPLGEMGKRMVLRRLLERRLGDLRVFGRAARLPGFVDKLARALGEMKTYRVAPEDLGRCLAGFERVGDTGLLLDKLRDLQLIFNDYTYFLQNRFIDPDDYLALAADRIKNSNWLSRAHIWVDGFTGFTPREYAVLEALLRHTRGINVALCLSPGQLDRDVSETDPFYPVWETFCVLNSMAQRMGLPVYRVPVAENEAPPRFVSPHLAYLERVLFDHRAGGAPGAEGEKTPPPGAVENRGGKEPARDVSVVVAADRRAEVEGMAREIIHLCRDRGYRWRDIVVLLREVDLYAGLIEAVFTDYGIPFFLDHKRTVLHHPVVELIRAALETVAGDWPCDAVFRYLKTDLVPVSREEVDLLENYVLEHGIRGSRWFDDKPWMYRRRLTLEADVEPVEQEKQFLEEINGIRYSAVTALAGFYRAVQDGATVAGYTGALYDLLVQLHVPEQLERWALLAGEEGRLEEAREHQQIWKDLVTLLDEVVEALGEEELPLDQYAVVLESGLSALRLGLIPPGLDQVIVGSLDRSRSPAVRAAFIPGVNDGVLPARLSEQGIFTESERERLLESGLPLAPGVRRRVFDEQYMVYQALTRASERLVLSYPLADDEGRALRPSPVIHRVREIFPHLEEGTWQQEPGADPAADLGFVAHPGRCLTYLAGRLRDAGAGRPVEPLWWDVYNWFARNNHDDPLFVRVMESLFYRNREGRLPRSLARRLYGQPFRTGVSGLEKFRSCPFAHFLSHGLRLKDRAVFRLQAPDTGQFFHAALKLFAQRLQEDGLDWGELPPDRCRELAGQVVDMLAPRLQSEILLSSARHRYLTGRLKRVVQRSALVLGEHARRGRFRPVGLELAFGPGGELPGVVFSLPGGDEMVLTGRIDRVDAARSEDILYLRIIDYKSGVTTIKLSDIWHGLKLQLLTYLEVALAHSRKLVGEQGLPGAVLYYRIAEPLLQTDGTPLAGEEAERLLLKQLKMKGLLLAEPALVRLMDGLAGSASDLLPVGIKKDGTLSARSAVLDHEQFALLRAYLRHQLAVTGEDIMAGVKDISPYRQGEFRYCRFCSYKPVCQFDLLLPDNAFRIITPEKDALVWLRIKERLGEEAGVAND
- a CDS encoding methyl-accepting chemotaxis protein — encoded protein: MARTIIIFFTVLLFFSGIGGFMAYQIQNYAQVVVEITGHVLQALENKGIDAAVKRDLEQQIAVFSAGIERFKNNIYIMLVMMVIISIVLTTLIARMITGRMSKIGGVAGDIAAGDLTKRIDINTNDALGKTARGLNKLVDSLQQMVRRLKDEAVNLADYSEQLSGVSQEVTASVAEIAEHSEQLAVAVEQEAGNSGTAVQAAHRARSAAEKGYAVVQSTVMDMQVIERAVQDSMTIFQNLTAHSQRVGQMLEVITGIADQTNLLALNAAIEAARAGEQGRGFAVVAEEVRRLAEQSAAAARQIAVIVQQVAEDVTLAGSAMQGVAQQVAGGVEKAGVAGERLEDIVREIEITVGLIENISADIEKTRNSTIAMVSASQETGAAMEEVSSSAQRLAKMAGEFRELTVRYNV